From one Acidobacteriota bacterium genomic stretch:
- a CDS encoding prepilin-type N-terminal cleavage/methylation domain-containing protein: protein MNRTNQKGFSIVEMIVSMVIFMIVIGTVYGLLQVGLIDRNRASRRSDILKNARAAMHIIGRDALNAGLSYNRNGAMVPDNFVATKLGLTPDADAERDILPAVIGGNDLFFNLLSTDPTVRTDLISFSYRDTAFNATNVISLTNAAAAPGAPSTVRLQTQASHATNTSQHDLYLVESDSSQVAVMATSRPSTSQIDVAPNDALGINQPLDGVGTNVSLLQKCTAIITENCTTYVASVKRFIWVAYKVRADGTLVRMVFGNNTGAAASAQIQELPVAYSIENFQIRYVLEDGTVHDNPSVGPDGLAGTADDDPAAFNAVRQINVSIRVQGTENDEQTGRPDTVTLSAVFSTRNLEYDAG from the coding sequence ATGAACCGAACGAATCAAAAAGGATTTTCGATCGTCGAAATGATCGTGTCGATGGTGATCTTTATGATCGTCATCGGAACCGTTTACGGGCTTTTGCAAGTCGGTTTGATCGATCGCAACCGGGCGAGCAGACGGTCGGACATTCTCAAAAACGCGCGGGCCGCGATGCACATTATCGGCCGTGACGCGCTCAACGCCGGCTTAAGCTACAACCGCAATGGCGCAATGGTGCCGGACAACTTTGTTGCGACGAAGCTCGGGCTGACGCCCGACGCGGACGCCGAACGCGATATTTTGCCGGCGGTGATCGGCGGAAACGACCTTTTTTTCAACTTACTGAGCACCGACCCGACGGTTCGAACCGACCTGATCTCATTTTCTTATCGCGACACGGCATTCAACGCGACAAATGTCATCTCGCTGACCAACGCCGCAGCCGCGCCCGGTGCTCCCTCGACCGTTCGACTTCAGACCCAGGCGAGCCACGCGACAAATACCTCCCAGCACGATCTGTATCTTGTCGAATCGGACAGTTCGCAAGTCGCGGTGATGGCGACGAGCCGCCCGTCGACGAGCCAGATCGACGTCGCTCCGAATGACGCGCTCGGCATCAATCAGCCGCTCGACGGTGTCGGAACGAACGTCAGCCTTCTTCAAAAATGCACGGCGATCATCACTGAAAACTGCACGACGTACGTCGCTTCCGTAAAAAGGTTCATTTGGGTCGCTTACAAGGTGAGGGCGGACGGCACTTTGGTTCGAATGGTGTTCGGCAACAATACGGGTGCCGCAGCATCGGCCCAAATTCAGGAACTGCCGGTCGCGTACAGTATCGAGAACTTTCAGATTCGCTACGTTCTCGAAGACGGCACGGTCCACGACAACCCGTCGGTCGGCCCCGACGGACTCGCCGGAACCGCCGACGACGATCCGGCGGCGTTCAACGCCGTGCGCCAGATCAACGTCAGCATCAGAGTCCAGGGAACGGAAAATGACGAGCAAACGGGTCGCCCGGACACGGTGACACTTTCGGCTGTCTTCAGCACCAGAAATCTCGAGTATGACGCCGGATAA